From a region of the Solanum stenotomum isolate F172 chromosome 2, ASM1918654v1, whole genome shotgun sequence genome:
- the LOC125854978 gene encoding mediator of RNA polymerase II transcription subunit 15a isoform X5, translating to MDGNNWRAAQAQAQAQGGGEGGGAAAGAIDSGDWRTQLLPDSRQRIVNKIMETLKRHLPVSGQEGVQELKKIAVRFEEKMYSAATSQQDYLLKISLKMLTMETKSQTPMTNSVQPNPASSVQNALGPGSHSMQSQVNSQAQQLPVPMVANQTQTRQPLLQQNLQNNMASTGLQNSASLAPSLPSVSNLTQGTMPNVVGQNSNLQTMQNMPNVGQNLVGNAIGQGMPPNMVANSQRQMQGRQQQVVSQQQQQQSQTTQQYLYQQQLHQHQMMKQKFQPGSTSQSLMQSHMQQQPQEQQQQPPQQQQNLLQSTQTQPSQQAMMQPSSIQSTSLSNLQQNQQSNAQQSTQSVLHQRQQSVLRQQQAPMLHQQQSSMLQQPILPAQQHQQQQQQQQQLIAQQTNVANLQQNQLMSQQNTMPDVQQRLVGQQNNYNSLQQQQLLNPQNSFQNMHQQQLGSQSNIAGVQQQQLSGSQQPGNSGLTSNQHPIHLMQQPKVPVQQQMLQSTTTLLPNQGQQSQSQPAQQQMMSQSQSQPGQLQPPLGLQQQANQLQREMQQRLQPSAPLLQQQNVMEQQKQLYQSQRVAPEASSTSLDSTAQTGNANAADWQEEVYQKIKSMKESYLAELNDLYHKIASKVQQHDSLPQRPQNEQIEKLKMFKITLERIVLFLRLNKQDIQLSHKEKLVSVEKHISFFLSSNRPRSKPSSSPLQGQLPQSSMQLQQPQSLDGQSNPSMQPVQGSMAAMPQNNLTNLQHNTLSGVSTISNSQQHMINTVQPGSTVDLGQGNSLNSLQQVATGSLQQNPVNSPQQVNMSSLSSQSGTNSVQANLGSLQQNSNALQQSLPKQHEQQMLQNQQLRQQYHHRHMQQQLFQRQQIIQQQQAKQQQTTLLPTHQMSQLQQMTDANDLKIRQQMGIKTGVLQQQQSVGQRVGSHHPQLKPGISSPQLHQALSPQVTQHPSPQIDQQNMLASLTKAGTPLQSASSPFVVPSPSTPLAPSPMPGDSEKVCAGLGSHTTSGNIMHQQATVASAPAQSLAIGTPGISASPLLAEFTPLDGTHANVSAAVPGRSSVEQPLDRLMRAVKNMSDKALQSSVQDICSVVSMNDRIAGSAPGNGSRAAVGEDLVAMTKCRLQARNYFTQDGPTGTKKMKRYTTSNVVSSSCSLNDSFWQLSYSETPELESTATSNAKRPKIEVNIALVEEIQKINRQLIDTVVEISDEGVDPSALAAATEGGEGTTVKCSFTAVALSPNLKALYASAQMSPIQPLRLLVPVNYPNCSPILLDKFPVEVSKEYEDLSTKAKSRFSVSLRSLSQPMSLKDIAKTWDVCARAVICEYAQQSGGGTFSSKYGSWENCSIAA from the exons GATCGCACAGTATGCAATCCCAAGTTAACAGCCAAGCACAGCAACTTCCTGTACCTATGGTGGCCAATCAAACTCAAACACGACAACCACTGTTGCAGCAAAACCTTCAGAACAATATGGCATCAACTGGGCTGCAAAATTCTGCTAGCTTGGCTCCTTCACTTCCTTCTGTGAGTAATTTGACGCAGGGTACCATGCCAAATGTCGTGGGCCAGAATTCAAATTTGcaaaccatgcaaaacatgccaAATGTTGGTCAAAACTTAGTAGGAAATGCCATTGGACAAGGCATGCCTCCTAATATGGTTGCTAATTCTCAGAGGCAGATGCAGGGAAGACAACAACAGGTTGTTTCTCAACAGCAACAGCAGCAGTCCCAGACAACACAGCAATATCTTTACCAGCAGCAACTGCATCAGCATCAAATGATGAAGCAGAAATTTCAGCCGGGAAGCACATCACAGTCCTTGATGCAATCTCACATGCAGCAACAGCCGCAGGAGCAGCAGCAACAGCCACCACAGCAGCAACAAAACCTTCTACAATCTACTCAGACACAACCTTCTCAGCAAGCTATGATGCAACCTTCTTCAATACAATCAACTTCTTTGTCCAACCTTCAGCAGAATCAACAGTCAAATGCTCAACAGTCAACTCAATCTGTACTTCACCAACGGCAACAATCAGTTTTGAGACAGCAGCAGGCTCCCATGCTTCATCAACAGCAATCGTCAATGCTACAGCAACCAATTTTACCAGCGCAACAGCACCAACAAcaacagcagcagcagcagcagctgATTGCACAACAGACAAATGTTGCAAATCTCCAGCAGAACCAATTGATGAGTCAACAGAATACAATGCCTGATGTGCAGCAGAGGCTAGTGGGCCAACAGAACAACTATAACAGTCTGCAGCAGCAGCAGTTACTTAATCCGCAAAACAGCTTTCAAAATATGCATCAGCAGCAGTTGGGCTCTCAAAGTAATATTGCTGGGGTCCAGCAGCAACAGCTGTCTGGAAGTCAACAACCTGGTAACTCTGGCTTGACATCTAATCAGCACCCTATCCATTTGATGCAACAACCAAAAGTTCCTGTACAACAACAAATGCTGCAGAGTACTACAACCTTGTTACCAAACCAAGGTCAACAATCACAGTCGCAGCCAGCACAACAGCAAATGATGTCTCAGAGTCAATCACAACCAGGACAGTTACAGCCACCTTTGGGTTTGCAGCAACAGGCGAATCAATTGCAAAGAGAGATGCAACAGAGGCTTCAACCATCAGCCCCCTTGCTTCAACAGCAGAATGTAATGGAACAGCAGAAGCAGCTATATCAATCACAAAGAGTCGCACCTGAAGCCTCATCAA CATCTTTAGATTCTACAGCTCAGACGGGAAATGCAAATGCAGCTGATTGGCAGGAGGAGGTTTACCaaaag ATAAAGTCTATGAAGGAGTCGTATTTAGCAGAGCTCAATGATCTATACCACAAAATTGCTTCTAAAGTGCAACAG CATGATTCTCTTCCTCAGCGTCCTCAAAATGAGCAAATTGAAAAGCTCAAGATGTTCAAGATTACGCTGGAACGCATTGTGCTTTTCTTGCGGCTTAACAAGCAGGATATTCAACTTTCTCACAAGGAAAAGTTGGTTTCGGTTGAGAAGCACATAAGTTTCTTTCTTAGTTCCAATAGGCCGCGCAGCaagccttcttcttctccactgCAGGGACAACTTCCTCAGTCTTCCATGCAGCTTCAGCAACCACAATCTCTTGATGGTCAATCTAATCCATCGATGCAACCTGTACAGGGTTCCATGGCAGCAATGCCGCAGAATAATCTCACCAACTTGCAACATAATACCTTGTCTGGCGTATCAACAATTTCCAACTCCCAGCAACACATGATAAATACAGTACAGCCTGGTTCCACTGTGGATTTGGGACAGGGTAATTCATTGAACTCACTGCAGCAGGTGGCTACTGGCTCTTTACAACAGAATCCTGTTAACAGTCCTCAACAAGTTAACATGAGCTCATTAAGCTCACAAAGTGGAACAAACTCCGTACAGGCAAACCTCGGTTCCCTACAGCAAAATTCAAACGCCCTGCAACAGTCACTTCCTAAGCAGCACGAGCAGCAAATGTTGCAGAACCAGCAATTAAGACAGCAATACCACCATAGGCATATGCAGCAGCAACTTTTTCAAAGACAGCAGATAATACAACAGCAGCAAGCGAAGCAACAGCAGACCACGCTATTGCCAACCCACCAGATGTCTCAGCTTCAACAGATGACTGATGCTAATGACCTAAAGATAAGGCAGCAAATGGGGATAAAAACAGGAGTTTTACAGCAACAACAGTCAGTTGGCCAGCGTGTTGGATCTCATCATCCCCAATTGAAGCCAGGAATATCTTCACCTCAACTCCATCAAGCATTGTCTCCTCAGGTTACCCAACATCCTTCTCCACAAATTGACCAACAAAATATGTTGGCGTCTCTTACCAAAGCTGGGACTCCTCTCCAATCCGCAAGCTCGCCATTTGTTGTCCCTTCTCCTTCAACTCCCTTGGCTCCATCTCCAATGCCGGGGGATTCTGAAAAAGTTTGTGCTGGCCTTGGATCACATACCACATCTGGAAATATAATGCATCAGCAAGCTACTGTTGCTTCTGCACCTGCCCAATCCCTTGCAATTGGTACTCCTGGGATATCAGCCTCACCTTTGCTTGCTGAGTTTACTCCTCTAGATGGTACACATGCCAATGTCTCAGCTGCTGTTCCTGGCAGGTCAAGTGTTGAACAACCATTGGATCGCTTGATGAGAGCG gTTAAAAACATGTCTGACAAAGCATTGCAGTCGTCAGTTCAAGACATCTGTTCAGTTGTCAGTATGAATGATAGAATAGCAGGATCTGCTCCAGGAAATGGATCAAGAGCAGCTGTTGGCGAAGATTTGGTTGCCATGACCAAATGTCGTCTCCAAGCGAGAAACTACTTTACGCAGGATGGACCTACAGGAACAAAGAAAATGAAGCGATATACAACTTCCAACGTTGTGTCGTCAAGCTGCAGTTTAAATGATAGTTTCTGGCAGCTGAGTTATTCTGAAACACCTGAGTTAGAGTCAACAGCAACATCTAATGCCAAAAGACCTAAAATAGAG GTTAATATTGCACTGGTTGAagagatacaaaaaatcaaTCGGCAACTTATCGACACTGTTGTAGAAATTAGTGACGAAGGTGTTGATCCAAGTGCTCTTGCTGCTGCAACAGAGGGCGGTGAAGGCACTACTGTTAAGTGTTCTTTCACTGCCGTTGCGTTGAGTCCAAACTTAAAAGCACTGTATGCTTCAGCGCAGATG TCTCCAATTCAGCCTTTGAGATTGCTCGTTCCAGTTAATTATCCAAACTGCTCTCCGATTTTGTTGGACAAGTTTCCAGTTGAAGTCAG TAAAGAGTATGAAGATCTATCCACGAAGGCCAAGTCAAGGTTTAGTGTCTCCCTGCGAAGTCTTTCACAGCCAATGTCTTTAAAAGACATAGCCAAGACTTGGGATGTTTGTGCTCGTGCTGTAATTTGTGAATATGCACAGCAAAGTGGAGGAGGAACCTTCAGCTCAAAGTACGGGTCTTGGGAGAACTGTTCGATTGCAGCATGA
- the LOC125854978 gene encoding mediator of RNA polymerase II transcription subunit 15a isoform X17, with amino-acid sequence MLTMETKSQTPMTNSVQPNPASSVQNALGPGSHSMQSQVNSQAQQLPVPMVANQTQTRQPLLQQNLQNNMASTGLQNSASLAPSLPSVSNLTQGTMPNVVGQNSNLQTMQNMPNVGQNLVGNAIGQGMPPNMVANSQRQMQGRQQQVVSQQQQQQSQTTQQYLYQQQLHQHQMMKQKFQPGSTSQSLMQSHMQQQPQEQQQQPPQQQQNLLQSTQTQPSQQAMMQPSSIQSTSLSNLQQNQQSNAQQSTQSVLHQRQQSVLRQQQAPMLHQQQSSMLQQPILPAQQHQQQQQQQQQLIAQQTNVANLQQNQLMSQQNTMPDVQQRLVGQQNNYNSLQQQQLLNPQNSFQNMHQQQLGSQSNIAGVQQQQLSGSQQPGNSGLTSNQHPIHLMQQPKVPVQQQMLQSTTTLLPNQGQQSQSQPAQQQMMSQSQSQPGQLQPPLGLQQQANQLQREMQQRLQPSAPLLQQQNVMEQQKQLYQSQRVAPEASSTSLDSTAQTGNANAADWQEEVYQKIKSMKESYLAELNDLYHKIASKVQQHDSLPQRPQNEQIEKLKMFKITLERIVLFLRLNKQDIQLSHKEKLVSVEKHISFFLSSNRPRSKPSSSPLQGQLPQSSMQLQQPQSLDGQSNPSMQPVQGSMAAMPQNNLTNLQHNTLSGVSTISNSQQHMINTVQPGSTVDLGQGNSLNSLQQVATGSLQQNPVNSPQQVNMSSLSSQSGTNSVQANLGSLQQNSNALQQSLPKQHEQQMLQNQQLRQQYHHRHMQQQLFQRQQIIQQQQAKQQQTTLLPTHQMSQLQQMTDANDLKIRQQMGIKTGVLQQQQSVGQRVGSHHPQLKPGISSPQLHQALSPQVTQHPSPQIDQQNMLASLTKAGTPLQSASSPFVVPSPSTPLAPSPMPGDSEKVCAGLGSHTTSGNIMHQQATVASAPAQSLAIGTPGISASPLLAEFTPLDGTHANVSAAVPGRSSVEQPLDRLMRAVKNMSDKALQSSVQDICSVVSMNDRIAGSAPGNGSRAAVGEDLVAMTKCRLQARNYFTQDGPTGTKKMKRYTTSNVVSSSCSLNDSFWQLSYSETPELESTATSNAKRPKIEVNIALVEEIQKINRQLIDTVVEISDEGVDPSALAAATEGGEGTTVKCSFTAVALSPNLKALYASAQMSPIQPLRLLVPVNYPNCSPILLDKFPVEVSKEYEDLSTKAKSRFSVSLRSLSQPMSLKDIAKTWDVCARAVICEYAQQSGGGTFSSKYGSWENCSIAA; translated from the exons GATCGCACAGTATGCAATCCCAAGTTAACAGCCAAGCACAGCAACTTCCTGTACCTATGGTGGCCAATCAAACTCAAACACGACAACCACTGTTGCAGCAAAACCTTCAGAACAATATGGCATCAACTGGGCTGCAAAATTCTGCTAGCTTGGCTCCTTCACTTCCTTCTGTGAGTAATTTGACGCAGGGTACCATGCCAAATGTCGTGGGCCAGAATTCAAATTTGcaaaccatgcaaaacatgccaAATGTTGGTCAAAACTTAGTAGGAAATGCCATTGGACAAGGCATGCCTCCTAATATGGTTGCTAATTCTCAGAGGCAGATGCAGGGAAGACAACAACAGGTTGTTTCTCAACAGCAACAGCAGCAGTCCCAGACAACACAGCAATATCTTTACCAGCAGCAACTGCATCAGCATCAAATGATGAAGCAGAAATTTCAGCCGGGAAGCACATCACAGTCCTTGATGCAATCTCACATGCAGCAACAGCCGCAGGAGCAGCAGCAACAGCCACCACAGCAGCAACAAAACCTTCTACAATCTACTCAGACACAACCTTCTCAGCAAGCTATGATGCAACCTTCTTCAATACAATCAACTTCTTTGTCCAACCTTCAGCAGAATCAACAGTCAAATGCTCAACAGTCAACTCAATCTGTACTTCACCAACGGCAACAATCAGTTTTGAGACAGCAGCAGGCTCCCATGCTTCATCAACAGCAATCGTCAATGCTACAGCAACCAATTTTACCAGCGCAACAGCACCAACAAcaacagcagcagcagcagcagctgATTGCACAACAGACAAATGTTGCAAATCTCCAGCAGAACCAATTGATGAGTCAACAGAATACAATGCCTGATGTGCAGCAGAGGCTAGTGGGCCAACAGAACAACTATAACAGTCTGCAGCAGCAGCAGTTACTTAATCCGCAAAACAGCTTTCAAAATATGCATCAGCAGCAGTTGGGCTCTCAAAGTAATATTGCTGGGGTCCAGCAGCAACAGCTGTCTGGAAGTCAACAACCTGGTAACTCTGGCTTGACATCTAATCAGCACCCTATCCATTTGATGCAACAACCAAAAGTTCCTGTACAACAACAAATGCTGCAGAGTACTACAACCTTGTTACCAAACCAAGGTCAACAATCACAGTCGCAGCCAGCACAACAGCAAATGATGTCTCAGAGTCAATCACAACCAGGACAGTTACAGCCACCTTTGGGTTTGCAGCAACAGGCGAATCAATTGCAAAGAGAGATGCAACAGAGGCTTCAACCATCAGCCCCCTTGCTTCAACAGCAGAATGTAATGGAACAGCAGAAGCAGCTATATCAATCACAAAGAGTCGCACCTGAAGCCTCATCAA CATCTTTAGATTCTACAGCTCAGACGGGAAATGCAAATGCAGCTGATTGGCAGGAGGAGGTTTACCaaaag ATAAAGTCTATGAAGGAGTCGTATTTAGCAGAGCTCAATGATCTATACCACAAAATTGCTTCTAAAGTGCAACAG CATGATTCTCTTCCTCAGCGTCCTCAAAATGAGCAAATTGAAAAGCTCAAGATGTTCAAGATTACGCTGGAACGCATTGTGCTTTTCTTGCGGCTTAACAAGCAGGATATTCAACTTTCTCACAAGGAAAAGTTGGTTTCGGTTGAGAAGCACATAAGTTTCTTTCTTAGTTCCAATAGGCCGCGCAGCaagccttcttcttctccactgCAGGGACAACTTCCTCAGTCTTCCATGCAGCTTCAGCAACCACAATCTCTTGATGGTCAATCTAATCCATCGATGCAACCTGTACAGGGTTCCATGGCAGCAATGCCGCAGAATAATCTCACCAACTTGCAACATAATACCTTGTCTGGCGTATCAACAATTTCCAACTCCCAGCAACACATGATAAATACAGTACAGCCTGGTTCCACTGTGGATTTGGGACAGGGTAATTCATTGAACTCACTGCAGCAGGTGGCTACTGGCTCTTTACAACAGAATCCTGTTAACAGTCCTCAACAAGTTAACATGAGCTCATTAAGCTCACAAAGTGGAACAAACTCCGTACAGGCAAACCTCGGTTCCCTACAGCAAAATTCAAACGCCCTGCAACAGTCACTTCCTAAGCAGCACGAGCAGCAAATGTTGCAGAACCAGCAATTAAGACAGCAATACCACCATAGGCATATGCAGCAGCAACTTTTTCAAAGACAGCAGATAATACAACAGCAGCAAGCGAAGCAACAGCAGACCACGCTATTGCCAACCCACCAGATGTCTCAGCTTCAACAGATGACTGATGCTAATGACCTAAAGATAAGGCAGCAAATGGGGATAAAAACAGGAGTTTTACAGCAACAACAGTCAGTTGGCCAGCGTGTTGGATCTCATCATCCCCAATTGAAGCCAGGAATATCTTCACCTCAACTCCATCAAGCATTGTCTCCTCAGGTTACCCAACATCCTTCTCCACAAATTGACCAACAAAATATGTTGGCGTCTCTTACCAAAGCTGGGACTCCTCTCCAATCCGCAAGCTCGCCATTTGTTGTCCCTTCTCCTTCAACTCCCTTGGCTCCATCTCCAATGCCGGGGGATTCTGAAAAAGTTTGTGCTGGCCTTGGATCACATACCACATCTGGAAATATAATGCATCAGCAAGCTACTGTTGCTTCTGCACCTGCCCAATCCCTTGCAATTGGTACTCCTGGGATATCAGCCTCACCTTTGCTTGCTGAGTTTACTCCTCTAGATGGTACACATGCCAATGTCTCAGCTGCTGTTCCTGGCAGGTCAAGTGTTGAACAACCATTGGATCGCTTGATGAGAGCG gTTAAAAACATGTCTGACAAAGCATTGCAGTCGTCAGTTCAAGACATCTGTTCAGTTGTCAGTATGAATGATAGAATAGCAGGATCTGCTCCAGGAAATGGATCAAGAGCAGCTGTTGGCGAAGATTTGGTTGCCATGACCAAATGTCGTCTCCAAGCGAGAAACTACTTTACGCAGGATGGACCTACAGGAACAAAGAAAATGAAGCGATATACAACTTCCAACGTTGTGTCGTCAAGCTGCAGTTTAAATGATAGTTTCTGGCAGCTGAGTTATTCTGAAACACCTGAGTTAGAGTCAACAGCAACATCTAATGCCAAAAGACCTAAAATAGAG GTTAATATTGCACTGGTTGAagagatacaaaaaatcaaTCGGCAACTTATCGACACTGTTGTAGAAATTAGTGACGAAGGTGTTGATCCAAGTGCTCTTGCTGCTGCAACAGAGGGCGGTGAAGGCACTACTGTTAAGTGTTCTTTCACTGCCGTTGCGTTGAGTCCAAACTTAAAAGCACTGTATGCTTCAGCGCAGATG TCTCCAATTCAGCCTTTGAGATTGCTCGTTCCAGTTAATTATCCAAACTGCTCTCCGATTTTGTTGGACAAGTTTCCAGTTGAAGTCAG TAAAGAGTATGAAGATCTATCCACGAAGGCCAAGTCAAGGTTTAGTGTCTCCCTGCGAAGTCTTTCACAGCCAATGTCTTTAAAAGACATAGCCAAGACTTGGGATGTTTGTGCTCGTGCTGTAATTTGTGAATATGCACAGCAAAGTGGAGGAGGAACCTTCAGCTCAAAGTACGGGTCTTGGGAGAACTGTTCGATTGCAGCATGA